Proteins co-encoded in one Arachis hypogaea cultivar Tifrunner chromosome 13, arahy.Tifrunner.gnm2.J5K5, whole genome shotgun sequence genomic window:
- the LOC112733795 gene encoding protein DJ-1 homolog D: protein MASKRVLLLCGDYMEDYEAMVPFQALQAYGLTVDAVCPGKKAGDVCRTAVHQLSGHQTYSETRGHNFALNATFAEIDAANYDGLLLPGGRAPEYLAHDPLVVALVIKFFSSGKALASICHGQLILAAAGVAKDRKCTAFPPVKPALVASGAHWVEPDTMAATVVDGNLITAATYEGHPEFIQHFVKALGGNISGSNKKILFLCGDYMEDYEVTVPFQSLQALGCQVDAVCPKKKTGETCPTAIHDFEGDQTYSEKPGHDFALNATYDDVNASSYDALVIPGGRAPEYLALNESVIALVKHFMESKKPVASICHGQQILAAADVLKGRRCTAYPAVKLNVVLGGAIWLEPNPISRCFTDGNLVTGAAWPGHPEFIAKLMALLGIHVTF from the exons ATGGCTTCCAAACGGGTTCTGCTGCTTTGTGGTGACTACATGGAAGACTATGAA GCCATGGTCCCCTTCCAAGCGCTGCAAGCCTATGGTCTAACCGTCGACGCCGTTTGTCCTGGCAAGAAAGCCGGAGATGTTTGCCGGACCGCAGTTCACCAGCTCTCCGGTCACCAg ACTTATTCTGAGACACGTGGTCACAATTTCGCCCTCAATGCAACGTTTGCTGAAATTGATGCTGCAAACTATGACGGGCTGCTGTTACCGGGTGGAAGAGCGCCAGAGTATCTTGCTCATGATCCTCTTGTTGTAGCACTGGTGATCAAGTTTTTCAGTTCTGGAAAAGCACTTGCTTCCATTTGCCACGGACAGTTGATTCTGGCGGCTGCAGGTGTAGCTAAAGATCGCAAGTGCACCGCTTTTCCTCCTGTTAAACCGGCATTGGTTGCCTCCGGTGCTCATTGGGTTGAACCAGACACCATGGCAGCAACAGTGGTGGATGGTAATCTCATTACTGCCGCCACGTATGAAGGGCACCCTGAATTTATTCAGCACTTTGTGAAGGCACTAGGAGGCAACATAAGTGGCTCCAACAAAAAAATCCTCTTTCTTTGTGGG GATTACATGGAGGATTATGAGGTGACTGTTCCTTTTCAGTCGCTTCAGGCATTAGGGTGCCAAGTTGATGCAGTTTGCCCCAAAAAGAAGACCGGTGAAACTTGCCCAACAGCTATTCATGATTTTGAAGGTGATCAAACTTACAGTGAGAAGCCAGGACATGATTTTGCTTTGAATGCAACCTATGATGATGTGAATGCTTCAAGCTATGATGCTCTAGTCATTCCTGGAGGTCGTGCACCTGAGTATTTGGCACTTAATGAATCTGTCATTGCATTAGTGAAGCATTTTATGGAAAGCAAGAAGCCAGTGGCATCCATCTGCCATGGCCAACAGATTTTAGCTGCTGCAGATGTGCTCAAG GGAAGGAGATGCACTGCATATCCGGCAGTGAAGCTGAATGTGGTGCTGGGAGGAGCAATATGGCTGGAGCCTAACCCCATAAGCCGCTGCTTCACCGATGGAAATCTGGTTACCGGGGCAGCATGGCCAGGCCACCCTGAGTTCATTGCTAAGTTGATGGCACTACTTGGTATTCATGTCACTTTCTAA
- the LOC140178024 gene encoding protein FAR-RED ELONGATED HYPOCOTYL 3-like, with product MRSTQRSESMHSFFNKFITRNSSLIQFVKQYDNCLGSQEQAERESDAADFYTVIPCATKSSIEAQFQDVYTHQKFREVQAQFRGKANCITRLTNSALGYSVYEVGEQVSSSIFNKFVVTYDSVAAEVKCQCLLFESRGILCRHTLSVLSFEQVSQVSPRYILERWSNKVKRRHTHIKSSHDEPLLEPRSKRFDQFVFRSQNICEFLSESEELTAILHRAYDNVMAEMESLKAKRKGTSSLSHEDANLESVNELQSLPRIRTRGRPKNRLGSKLDKQIANATKKKKTKVLSEINLFDAASVVHSTSSQYQGHVMNYQFRVPGAGDNSLGV from the exons atgagaagcacacaaaggagcgagagcatgcattcattttttaacaagtttatcacccggaacagctcgcttattcagttcgtcaaacaatacgataattgcctcggaagccaggagcaagcagagagagaatcagatgctgcagatttttatacggtcataccgtgtgcaaccaaatcctccattgaagctcagtttcaagatgtgtacactcatcaaaagtttagggaagtccaagcgcaattcagaggaaaggcgaattgcattaccagattaacgaattccgctctaggctattcagtatacgaagtcggagaacaagtttccagctcaatattcaacaagtttgtggttacttacgactcagttgcagccgaggtaaaatgccaatgcttattattcgagtcgagagggatactgtgtcgtcacacactaagcgtgttaagctttgaacaagtaagccaagtgtcaccgagatatatactggaacgatggagcaataaggtaaagaggcgacacacacacatcaagagcagccacgacgagccactgttggagccaagaagcaagaggtttgaccaatttgtttttcgttcgcaaaatatttgcgaatttttATCCGAATcagaggagctgactgcaattctgcaccgtgcgtatgataacgtcatggctgagatggaatcattaaaagccaaaaggaaggggacatcttctttatcccacgaagacgccaacttggaatccgttaacgagcttcaaagcctgccaaggattcgaacaagaggacgtccaaaaaataggctaggttcaaagttggacaaacagattgcaaatgccacaaagaagaagaaaacgaaagttttaagcgag ataaacttgtttgatgctgcatcagtggtgcattcaacttccagccaatatcaaggacatgttatgaattatcagttcagggtaccaggagcaggggataactctttgggtgtatag